A stretch of Canis lupus familiaris isolate Mischka breed German Shepherd chromosome 11, alternate assembly UU_Cfam_GSD_1.0, whole genome shotgun sequence DNA encodes these proteins:
- the CCL21 gene encoding C-C motif chemokine 21 precursor: MSPSLALSFLVLVLASCIPWTQGSDGGAQDCCLKYSLRKIPAQVVRSYRKQEPSLGCPIQAILFSPRKRSQPELCADPKETWVQQLMQRLDKPPAPRKQGQSCKKDKGAPKSGKKGKGSKGCKRTEQPQTPKGSVAE, translated from the exons ATGTCTCCATCACTGGCTCTGAGCTTCCTTGTCCTGGTTCTGGCCTCCTGCATCCCCTGGACCCAAG GCAGTGATGGAGGGGCACAGGACTGTTGCCTCAAGTACAGCCTAAGGAAGATTCCGGCCCAGGTTGTCCGCAGCTACCGGAAGCAGGAGCCAAGCTTGGGCTGCCCAATCCAGGCTATCCT GTTCTCCCCTCGGAAGCGCTCTCAACCAGAGCTGTGTGCAGACCCTAAGGAGACCTGGGTGCAGCAGCTGATGCAGCGTCTGGACAAGCCACCAGCCCCAAGGAAACAAGGCCAGAGCTGTAAAAAGGACAAGGGGGCTCCCAAGTCTGGCAAGAAGGGAAAGGGCTCCAAAGGCTGTAAAAG GACTGAACAGCCACAGACCCCAAAAGGGTCCGTAGCCGAGTGA